From a region of the Trueperaceae bacterium genome:
- the msrA gene encoding peptide-methionine (S)-S-oxide reductase MsrA produces MNSGEGLKRAVFGGGCFWCTEAVFQDLAGVRSVLPGYSGGTVPNPSYQQVCTDTTGHAEVVELKYDPQVVSFEDLLGVFFSTHDPTTVDRQGNDVGSQYRSVIFYEDEEQKRQAEEMISRLESEGVFGAPIVTRLEPLEEFYEAEGYHRNYFRNNPDQPYCSVVIAPKVAKFRQKYSEKLRV; encoded by the coding sequence ATGAACAGCGGTGAGGGTCTCAAGAGAGCTGTATTCGGCGGCGGCTGCTTCTGGTGCACCGAAGCCGTCTTCCAGGATCTGGCGGGGGTCAGGTCGGTGCTGCCCGGTTATTCCGGGGGGACGGTGCCCAACCCCAGCTACCAGCAGGTCTGCACCGACACCACCGGGCACGCCGAGGTAGTCGAGTTGAAGTACGACCCGCAGGTGGTGAGCTTCGAGGACCTGTTGGGCGTGTTCTTCTCGACCCACGACCCGACTACCGTCGACCGGCAGGGGAACGACGTGGGCAGCCAGTACCGTTCGGTGATCTTCTACGAGGACGAGGAGCAGAAGCGCCAGGCCGAGGAGATGATCTCGCGGCTAGAGAGCGAAGGCGTGTTCGGAGCGCCGATCGTCACCCGACTCGAGCCGCTCGAAGAGTTCTACGAAGCGGAGGGGTACCACCGCAACTACTTCCGCAACAACCCCGACCAACCCTACTGCAGCGTCGTGATCGCTCCCAAGGTCGCCAAGTTCAGGCAGAAGTACAGCGAGAAGTTGCGGGTTTAG
- the ccmA gene encoding heme ABC exporter ATP-binding protein CcmA, producing the protein MPLNTSTAHAGTPAIRLERLGRRYGRQFVLADVSLTVAPGRLVVLHGPNGAGKTTLLKVLATRLRPSRGSGSVFGFDLVLGASEIRKRAALLGVYGGAYPALTAAENLEFAARLYGQDSREIDGLLDQVGLSPAAHTLVRTFSSGMKKRLALARLLLSPANLWLLDEPYAALDESGKGLIDALLGRARSEGKTVILASHELERVEPLADAVLQVEDGGLSVRPRGERSVTVAAVGGADV; encoded by the coding sequence TTGCCGCTGAACACCTCGACAGCACACGCTGGTACGCCGGCTATCCGGCTGGAACGGTTGGGGCGGCGCTACGGCAGGCAGTTCGTCCTCGCCGACGTCTCGCTTACCGTCGCGCCGGGACGGCTGGTCGTGCTCCATGGACCCAACGGAGCCGGAAAGACGACCCTCCTCAAGGTGTTGGCTACGCGTCTGCGGCCCAGCCGCGGAAGCGGATCGGTCTTCGGCTTCGACCTGGTACTGGGGGCCAGCGAGATCCGCAAGCGGGCTGCTCTGTTGGGTGTCTACGGCGGAGCCTACCCGGCTCTCACCGCAGCCGAGAACCTGGAGTTCGCCGCCCGCCTCTACGGCCAGGACTCCAGGGAGATCGACGGCCTGCTCGACCAGGTGGGCCTGAGCCCAGCCGCCCACACTCTCGTTCGAACCTTCTCGAGCGGCATGAAGAAGCGGCTCGCCCTGGCGCGGCTGCTGCTCTCGCCCGCGAACCTGTGGCTCCTCGACGAGCCTTACGCGGCGCTCGACGAGAGCGGGAAGGGGCTGATCGATGCTCTCCTGGGACGGGCCCGGAGCGAGGGCAAGACCGTGATTCTCGCGTCCCACGAACTCGAGCGGGTCGAACCGTTGGCAGATGCGGTGCTCCAGGTCGAGGACGGCGGTTTGAGCGTGCGCCCTCGGGGAGAGCGTTCCGTGACAGTGGCAGCCGTTGGCGGCGCCGATGTCTGA
- the tal gene encoding transaldolase, which produces MNRLKKLQEFGQSVYLDEIRRSMLTDGTLKTLIERDGLRGVTSNPAIFEKAISQSDDYDETIEQLRREGQSVEEVYEELVIADIQAAADLLRPVYDESDGRYGFVSLEVNPHLASDTEGTIAEARHLWHELTRPNVFIKVPGTEAGLPAIRKLTAEGINVNVTLLFGIDRYRQVALEYIAGLEDRLAAGEPIQQVASVASFFLSRIDVMVDPVLQEIAAEGGERGARAAALQGKIAVANAKLAYRAYREIFSGERWERLAGEGARTQRVLWASTSTKNPAYADTMYVEPLIGPDTVNTMPMETLDAYRDHGEPADRIEQGMEEAEEQMQTLAGLGIDIDDVTARLEREGVEKFVKPYDSLMKTLAEAAGAPA; this is translated from the coding sequence ATGAACAGACTGAAGAAACTACAGGAGTTCGGGCAGAGCGTCTACCTGGACGAGATACGCCGCAGCATGCTCACCGACGGTACGTTGAAGACGCTCATCGAACGCGACGGCCTGCGGGGCGTCACCTCGAATCCCGCCATCTTCGAGAAGGCCATCAGCCAGAGCGACGACTACGACGAGACCATCGAACAGCTCAGACGCGAGGGCCAGAGCGTCGAAGAGGTCTACGAGGAGTTGGTGATCGCCGACATCCAGGCGGCCGCCGACCTGCTGCGTCCCGTCTACGACGAGAGTGACGGTCGTTACGGCTTCGTCTCGCTGGAGGTGAATCCGCACCTGGCGTCCGACACCGAAGGAACTATCGCCGAGGCGCGCCACCTGTGGCACGAACTCACCCGACCGAACGTGTTCATCAAGGTCCCCGGCACCGAGGCCGGCCTGCCGGCGATCCGCAAGCTCACAGCCGAGGGGATAAACGTCAACGTGACCCTCCTCTTCGGCATCGACCGCTACCGGCAGGTGGCACTCGAATACATCGCGGGACTCGAGGATCGCCTCGCTGCCGGCGAGCCGATCCAACAGGTGGCATCGGTGGCCTCCTTCTTCCTGAGCCGGATAGACGTGATGGTCGACCCGGTGCTTCAGGAGATCGCAGCCGAAGGTGGCGAGCGGGGCGCCAGAGCGGCGGCCCTCCAGGGGAAGATAGCAGTCGCCAACGCCAAGCTCGCCTACCGGGCGTACCGGGAGATCTTCTCGGGCGAACGCTGGGAGCGGCTGGCCGGCGAGGGCGCCAGGACGCAGCGGGTGTTGTGGGCATCGACCAGCACGAAGAACCCAGCCTACGCGGACACGATGTATGTCGAACCGCTCATAGGCCCCGACACCGTCAACACCATGCCGATGGAGACGCTCGATGCGTACCGAGATCACGGCGAGCCCGCCGACCGGATCGAGCAGGGGATGGAAGAGGCGGAGGAACAGATGCAGACCCTCGCCGGCCTGGGCATCGACATCGACGACGTTACCGCGAGGCTCGAGCGTGAGGGCGTCGAGAAGTTCGTCAAGCCGTACGACTCGCTGATGAAGACGCTGGCGGAGGCGGCCGGCGCGCCCGCCTGA
- the chaB gene encoding putative cation transport regulator ChaB → MPYKKISDLPESVRDNVPKHAQEIYKEAFNSAWDQYDEPEERRGDASREETAHKVAWAAVKREYEKNEDGRWVEKKE, encoded by the coding sequence ATGCCGTACAAGAAGATTTCCGACCTGCCGGAGAGCGTTCGCGACAATGTGCCCAAGCATGCCCAGGAGATCTATAAGGAAGCGTTCAACAGCGCCTGGGATCAGTACGACGAGCCGGAGGAGCGACGCGGAGATGCTTCACGTGAGGAGACGGCCCACAAGGTCGCCTGGGCAGCGGTGAAACGCGAGTACGAGAAGAACGAGGACGGCCGCTGGGTAGAGAAGAAGGAGTAG
- a CDS encoding TlpA disulfide reductase family protein gives MNDDYLSEPPARAGLRRVLIVAVIVAALGALFLFGLLRGQPDRDIESARLGEPMPDFQLALHTPYWPEYGRIFEFDAGQLEKPMVVNFWATWCLPCREEAPVLQAAWQEYGEEVTILGVQTQERNEQGGRQFISEFGLTFPNVIDDTSQVSIDWGLFGVPETFFIREDGTLAYKHTGIVTQAVLEERIGELLQ, from the coding sequence ATGAACGACGACTACCTGAGCGAACCCCCCGCGCGGGCCGGGCTCAGGCGCGTCCTCATCGTCGCTGTCATCGTTGCGGCCCTCGGGGCCCTGTTCCTGTTCGGCCTGCTGAGGGGCCAACCCGACCGCGACATCGAATCGGCGCGACTGGGTGAGCCGATGCCCGACTTCCAGCTGGCGCTGCACACGCCCTACTGGCCGGAGTACGGCAGGATCTTCGAGTTCGACGCGGGGCAGCTCGAGAAGCCGATGGTGGTGAACTTCTGGGCCACCTGGTGCCTCCCCTGCCGCGAGGAGGCGCCGGTTCTGCAGGCGGCCTGGCAGGAGTACGGCGAGGAGGTAACGATCCTGGGCGTGCAGACCCAGGAGCGTAACGAGCAGGGCGGGCGCCAGTTCATCAGCGAGTTCGGGCTCACCTTCCCCAACGTCATCGACGACACCTCCCAGGTGAGCATCGACTGGGGACTCTTCGGCGTGCCCGAGACGTTCTTCATACGTGAGGACGGCACTCTCGCCTACAAGCACACGGGCATCGTCACTCAGGCGGTGCTGGAGGAGCGGATCGGAGAGCTGTTGCAGTGA
- a CDS encoding cytochrome c-type biogenesis protein CcmH, whose protein sequence is MILRRLPVLLLTLLSLAVAQAPAAELDPRVFEIAGQLRCPVCVSESVAESNSPISLRMRQEIQEQIDQGRSEAEILGYFQERYGDWILLEPPKRGLHLLVWLLPLVAGFAGLLALIYFVRRWTLASREPIEVDEDDLQRVREAMADGN, encoded by the coding sequence GTGATCCTCCGCCGCCTCCCGGTCCTCCTCCTCACCCTGCTTTCTCTGGCCGTCGCTCAAGCGCCGGCCGCAGAACTCGATCCTCGGGTGTTCGAGATCGCCGGGCAGTTGCGCTGCCCCGTCTGCGTCTCAGAATCGGTGGCCGAGTCGAACTCCCCGATCTCGCTCCGTATGCGACAGGAGATCCAGGAGCAGATCGACCAGGGCCGCAGCGAAGCGGAGATACTCGGCTACTTCCAGGAACGCTACGGCGACTGGATCCTCCTCGAACCGCCGAAGCGTGGCCTCCACCTGCTGGTTTGGCTCCTGCCCCTCGTCGCCGGGTTCGCCGGGCTGCTCGCCCTCATCTACTTCGTGCGACGCTGGACACTCGCCAGCCGCGAGCCCATCGAGGTCGACGAAGACGACCTGCAGCGGGTGCGAGAGGCGATGGCGGACGGAAACTAG
- the ccmE gene encoding cytochrome c maturation protein CcmE, translating into MRRGVYIALAAVILAFAGMLIYRALSSSLVYFILPSEYAKSPQQYDDRRLRLGGIVEAGSVDFDTEDLRLTFHVTDSVVTYPVRHFGAPPELFQENTGVVVEGHFEDGVFVSDNLLVKHSEVYQAPEPGEPVNVEALKESLQ; encoded by the coding sequence TTGAGGCGAGGCGTCTACATAGCGTTGGCAGCGGTGATCCTCGCCTTCGCCGGGATGCTCATCTACCGAGCCCTCTCGTCCTCGCTCGTTTACTTCATCCTGCCCAGCGAGTACGCCAAGTCGCCGCAGCAGTATGACGACAGGCGGTTGCGGCTGGGCGGCATCGTCGAGGCAGGAAGCGTGGATTTCGACACCGAAGACCTGAGACTAACCTTCCACGTCACCGACAGCGTCGTCACCTACCCGGTTCGGCACTTCGGGGCCCCTCCCGAACTGTTCCAGGAGAACACCGGCGTGGTGGTCGAGGGACACTTCGAGGACGGCGTATTCGTGAGCGACAACCTGCTGGTCAAGCACAGCGAGGTGTACCAGGCGCCCGAACCGGGCGAACCGGTGAACGTGGAAGCGCTCAAGGAGTCTCTGCAATGA
- the ccsA gene encoding cytochrome c biogenesis protein CcsA: MNDTSQARHRPGWLNALGLLAIGLFAVGAYLGLVVSPPDVGQGELIRIMYAHVSAAWVCFLAVIVAAVYSMLYLWRGRPVDDVRAVAHAELALLFAGLTIVGGMTYSKPTLNTFWTWDAKLTLTALLFALLVGYFVVRGLVDDRERRGRVSAVVAIVVLASLPFNWMAAEWFRTLHPAKSLDPGGVTMEASFLRILIFNAVVAGLIYLWLALERTRLGRLEAGIEERRERVTGSREAIDV; this comes from the coding sequence ATGAACGACACCTCACAAGCCCGCCACCGGCCCGGCTGGCTCAACGCGCTCGGCCTGCTCGCCATCGGCCTCTTCGCGGTCGGGGCGTACCTGGGACTCGTGGTGAGCCCGCCCGACGTAGGTCAGGGTGAGCTCATCCGCATCATGTACGCCCACGTATCGGCAGCCTGGGTCTGCTTCCTGGCGGTGATCGTAGCTGCGGTCTACAGCATGCTCTACCTGTGGCGGGGGCGCCCGGTGGACGACGTGCGGGCGGTGGCGCATGCCGAACTGGCGCTGCTCTTCGCCGGTCTCACGATCGTCGGCGGGATGACTTACAGCAAGCCGACCTTGAACACCTTCTGGACCTGGGACGCCAAGCTCACACTCACCGCCCTGCTCTTCGCGCTGCTGGTGGGCTATTTCGTGGTCCGGGGACTCGTCGATGACCGCGAACGGCGTGGCCGGGTGAGCGCGGTGGTGGCCATCGTGGTCCTTGCGAGCCTGCCGTTCAACTGGATGGCAGCCGAGTGGTTCCGCACGCTGCACCCGGCCAAGAGCCTCGATCCGGGTGGTGTCACCATGGAAGCGAGTTTCCTCCGGATCCTGATCTTCAACGCCGTCGTCGCAGGGCTCATCTACCTGTGGTTGGCGCTCGAACGAACCAGGCTCGGCCGCCTCGAGGCCGGCATCGAAGAGCGCCGGGAGAGGGTGACCGGATCACGGGAGGCGATCGATGTTTGA
- a CDS encoding heme exporter protein CcmB: MSELAPIIVIAGKDLRQELRSRAVTVATLFFAAITLLVLAFAVSGNGSLLADIAPGALWTALAFAGVISAAQSYAAEGEENSFEQLLLYPVPRATLYLGKLLANWLYLAVLAVLMLPVTAVLFGLPVAGSWPLLLLTLLLGTLGFALIATFYAALTANLRARESLLPVLMFPVVVPILLASVRATSALTQLGNRELAADWLQLLVGFDLVYLVTCTAIFRFTVEE, translated from the coding sequence ATGTCTGAACTGGCGCCGATCATCGTCATCGCAGGCAAGGACCTGCGTCAGGAGCTGCGCAGCCGGGCCGTCACCGTGGCTACCCTCTTCTTCGCCGCCATCACCCTGCTCGTTCTCGCCTTCGCGGTGAGCGGCAACGGTTCGCTCCTCGCCGACATCGCACCCGGAGCCCTCTGGACGGCGCTGGCGTTCGCCGGAGTCATCTCAGCCGCACAGAGTTACGCGGCCGAGGGGGAGGAGAACTCGTTCGAACAGCTGCTCCTCTACCCCGTGCCCCGCGCCACGCTCTACCTGGGCAAACTGCTGGCCAACTGGCTCTACCTCGCCGTGCTGGCGGTGCTGATGTTGCCCGTCACCGCGGTCCTCTTCGGCCTGCCGGTCGCCGGCAGCTGGCCGCTGCTGCTGCTCACGCTGCTGCTCGGCACCCTCGGTTTCGCCCTCATCGCCACCTTCTACGCCGCACTTACTGCGAACCTTCGCGCCCGCGAATCGCTCCTGCCGGTCCTGATGTTCCCGGTCGTCGTGCCCATCCTGCTGGCATCGGTGCGAGCGACGTCTGCGCTTACGCAGTTGGGAAACCGTGAACTGGCTGCCGACTGGCTACAATTGCTGGTGGGATTCGATCTGGTCTACCTGGTCACCTGCACCGCCATCTTCAGGTTTACGGTCGAGGAGTGA
- a CDS encoding general stress protein, whose translation MDDRRTTGMATDPRDTVPAGGLREVVASYPNYKEAQRAVDFLSDQRFDVTTISIVAEGITFVEQITGRLNWGKALLNGLTSGALIGAFIGFIFGIFNFFAPLTSALSLAFYGLIFGAVLGAVIGLIGYAFSGGERDFTSVSGMRASRYDVTADPSVAAEARNVLSRMA comes from the coding sequence ATGGACGACAGAAGAACGACCGGCATGGCGACCGACCCGCGCGATACGGTTCCCGCAGGCGGCCTTCGCGAGGTCGTGGCCTCCTACCCGAACTACAAGGAGGCGCAGAGGGCGGTCGATTTCCTCTCCGACCAGCGTTTCGACGTGACCACCATCTCGATCGTTGCCGAGGGGATCACTTTCGTCGAGCAGATAACCGGCCGGCTGAACTGGGGCAAGGCGCTGCTCAACGGCCTCACCTCCGGCGCCCTCATCGGTGCGTTCATCGGTTTCATCTTCGGCATCTTCAACTTCTTCGCGCCGCTCACCTCCGCTCTCTCGCTGGCCTTCTACGGCCTCATCTTCGGGGCGGTCCTGGGCGCTGTCATCGGCCTCATCGGCTACGCCTTCTCTGGCGGGGAGCGCGACTTCACCTCGGTGAGCGGCATGCGGGCATCCCGCTACGACGTCACCGCCGACCCGTCGGTAGCCGCCGAAGCCCGGAACGTGCTTAGCCGGATGGCCTGA
- a CDS encoding Rieske 2Fe-2S domain-containing protein: MNEQPPDADDRPGTERPDRSDEKRAHDPERRRFVVWLWRLPVVAAVAGAGYALYEGSRVLLGKRPAAENPRFEAIEPVAVAPLTAFESTWDAVRFDLHGKPAIAMRLPEPVAGGLSADGVHLAGFSRVCTHQGCIVSLNRDTEAIAFGFNYRTDTPELVCPCHLSVFSPLAGGEAVSGPATQPLPRVQLRNSGGTVMAVGIEVAGG, translated from the coding sequence GTGAACGAGCAACCGCCGGACGCCGATGACCGGCCTGGCACCGAGCGGCCCGACCGCAGTGACGAGAAGCGTGCCCACGACCCCGAGCGACGCAGATTCGTCGTGTGGCTCTGGCGCCTTCCCGTGGTAGCGGCCGTCGCTGGGGCCGGGTACGCCCTCTACGAAGGCAGCCGCGTGTTGCTGGGCAAACGACCGGCAGCGGAAAACCCGCGGTTCGAAGCGATCGAGCCCGTGGCGGTGGCTCCGCTCACAGCCTTCGAGTCGACCTGGGATGCGGTCCGTTTCGACCTCCACGGCAAGCCCGCTATAGCGATGAGACTGCCCGAACCGGTGGCGGGCGGCCTGAGCGCGGATGGCGTCCACCTCGCCGGCTTCAGCCGCGTGTGCACGCACCAGGGGTGCATCGTTTCGCTCAACAGGGACACCGAGGCGATCGCCTTCGGGTTCAACTACCGCACCGACACCCCCGAGCTCGTCTGCCCCTGCCACCTGAGCGTCTTCTCACCCCTTGCGGGCGGAGAGGCGGTGAGCGGGCCTGCCACCCAACCCCTACCGCGCGTCCAACTCCGGAACTCAGGGGGCACGGTCATGGCGGTCGGCATCGAAGTGGCCGGTGGCTGA
- a CDS encoding heme lyase CcmF/NrfE family subunit, producing the protein MSLTGGGLSLAVLGGSCVFLALALAVYALVTGVIGAARRDARLQTSARLAAVAVFLAMTAAIFVMEVALLTDDFSVSYVAQHSRIASPTWVKFVTMWAALEGSILLWGWLLSAYTAALAVTAPNTILRPWALAVMQGVQVFFIGVTALAASPFRLLVDPPLDGPGPNPLLQNHWMMAVHPVLMYLGFVGLTVPFAYAMAALITRQPGVTWMTQTRRWTLTGWGFLSAAIVAGGWWSYEVLGWGGFWAWDPVENVSFLPWLTATAFIHSVQVQERRRMLKGWNLLLVTLTFALTILGTFLTRSGVISSVHAFGNGPVGPLFLGFFLLVVLFSFSLVALRWDQVRDRAELDDPVSREGAILLGNILFLAIAFAVLLGTIFPLIVEALTGDKVTVGAPFFDQVSVPVWLIIFLLMGIGPLLPWRKAEEQSLRRNLAWLAGGALAAGLIAFILGMRLVYPLLTVVVAGWNLVSLALLLHGALAPRLRLSDRSALSVFRQYAFESRRRFGSMIVHLAIIVIALGVMGASAYRIDRQMRFQFGEPVAFRGYTLVATDSFRSQTQGRLSTGAVVEVYRNGDKLATLRPRINVFGANQQSAPTPGVYYTPWHDLYLSIAGDVSEGRQSVVLRVVQSPLVAWIWIGGLVLVFGTIWSLLPGRQRVRRRTTNDGTVRA; encoded by the coding sequence ATGAGTCTGACCGGGGGCGGATTGAGCCTGGCGGTGCTGGGCGGCTCCTGCGTCTTCCTGGCGCTCGCCCTGGCCGTCTACGCCCTGGTCACCGGCGTCATCGGGGCCGCACGGCGCGACGCCCGCCTGCAGACTTCCGCGCGGCTCGCCGCAGTAGCCGTCTTCCTGGCGATGACGGCGGCGATCTTCGTCATGGAGGTCGCCCTGCTGACCGACGACTTCAGCGTCTCCTACGTCGCGCAGCACTCCCGCATCGCCTCGCCCACCTGGGTGAAGTTCGTAACGATGTGGGCCGCACTGGAGGGATCGATCCTGCTGTGGGGCTGGCTCCTCTCGGCCTACACGGCTGCGCTGGCGGTGACCGCTCCCAACACCATCCTCCGCCCCTGGGCCCTGGCGGTGATGCAGGGCGTGCAGGTCTTCTTCATCGGCGTCACCGCGCTCGCCGCCAGCCCCTTCCGGCTGCTGGTCGACCCGCCGCTCGACGGACCCGGGCCCAATCCGCTGCTCCAGAACCACTGGATGATGGCGGTGCACCCGGTGCTCATGTACCTGGGCTTCGTTGGCCTCACGGTGCCGTTCGCCTACGCCATGGCCGCGCTGATCACCCGCCAGCCAGGCGTCACCTGGATGACCCAGACCCGCCGCTGGACCCTCACCGGCTGGGGGTTCCTCTCCGCGGCGATAGTCGCCGGGGGCTGGTGGAGCTACGAGGTGCTGGGTTGGGGCGGCTTCTGGGCCTGGGACCCGGTCGAGAACGTCTCCTTCCTTCCCTGGCTCACCGCCACCGCCTTCATCCACAGCGTTCAGGTGCAGGAGCGCCGGCGCATGCTCAAGGGCTGGAACCTGCTTCTGGTGACGCTCACTTTCGCGCTCACGATCCTCGGCACCTTCCTCACCCGCTCCGGCGTGATCTCGTCGGTCCACGCCTTCGGCAACGGACCGGTAGGACCGCTGTTCCTCGGCTTCTTCCTGCTGGTGGTGCTGTTCTCCTTCAGTTTGGTGGCGCTAAGGTGGGACCAGGTGCGGGACCGGGCCGAACTCGACGACCCGGTGAGCCGCGAAGGCGCCATCCTGCTGGGTAACATCCTCTTCCTGGCCATCGCCTTCGCGGTGCTGCTCGGCACCATCTTCCCGCTCATCGTGGAGGCGTTGACGGGCGACAAGGTCACCGTTGGCGCGCCCTTCTTCGACCAGGTTAGCGTCCCGGTGTGGCTGATCATCTTCCTGCTCATGGGCATCGGCCCGCTCTTACCGTGGCGCAAGGCCGAGGAGCAGTCGCTCCGGCGCAACCTCGCCTGGCTGGCGGGCGGCGCCCTCGCCGCCGGGTTGATCGCCTTCATCCTGGGCATGCGACTCGTCTACCCGCTCCTGACCGTGGTGGTGGCCGGCTGGAACCTCGTGAGCCTGGCACTCCTGCTTCACGGCGCCCTGGCTCCACGGCTGCGACTCTCCGACCGCAGCGCTCTCAGCGTCTTCCGTCAGTACGCGTTCGAAAGCCGTCGCCGCTTCGGCTCGATGATCGTCCACTTAGCGATCATCGTCATCGCCCTGGGAGTCATGGGCGCCTCGGCCTACCGGATAGACCGTCAGATGCGCTTCCAGTTCGGCGAGCCCGTTGCCTTCCGGGGCTACACCCTGGTGGCCACCGACTCGTTCCGCAGTCAGACCCAGGGGCGCCTGAGCACCGGCGCGGTCGTCGAGGTGTACAGAAATGGCGACAAGCTGGCTACGCTGCGGCCACGCATCAACGTCTTCGGCGCGAACCAGCAGAGCGCCCCAACCCCCGGGGTCTACTACACGCCCTGGCACGACCTCTATCTGTCGATCGCCGGCGACGTCAGCGAGGGGCGGCAGTCCGTCGTGCTCAGGGTGGTTCAGAGCCCGTTGGTGGCGTGGATCTGGATAGGCGGACTGGTCCTGGTCTTCGGGACGATCTGGTCCCTGCTGCCTGGACGCCAGCGGGTCAGGCGCAGGACTACGAACGATGGAACGGTGAGAGCATGA
- a CDS encoding c-type cytochrome — MLTTLLIALLAIALFAYVALPLVLPRGADPLPPERDPVTSDLEEEKAALFRAIKELDLREDLSAERREQLRARYEAKAAKVLRALDERAAKEPVRRAARRKRRRPPYGALALLAVTVLIATSLGAYVLPRVGDASVTAFFEGDLDAGRQLRELRRAAQREPSAENLLALADGYWELGDAAGAEETYLRAIDEANARSPLAYRRLGYLNLQRDLDAALAYLQEARELAPDDLDTLYAIGEIHFARGEFEAAKEAWQAFLETPGGAADPQVTARLELVDRLAPLAERVQENPSEENLLALADALWQAGERQRAVEAYFQVLTQHDPNDPTALGRTGQLMFLSGRTEDAILLMERAARSDEVGAQTLLFLGNAYFSAQRYEEAISAWERHIALVGEEQAGRVPSLIEDARARLSGVTPVAEEPGEADGATVFARNCAGCHGHSGEGGAGPRLAGSGRAADERNVRSAVEFGRGMMPAFGALLSDAELEAVVRYVTETLSQTGE, encoded by the coding sequence ATGCTGACCACCCTGTTGATAGCCCTCCTGGCAATAGCCCTGTTCGCCTACGTCGCGCTCCCGTTGGTCCTCCCTCGCGGCGCCGACCCTTTGCCCCCCGAACGCGACCCGGTCACCAGCGATCTCGAGGAGGAGAAAGCGGCCCTCTTCCGAGCGATCAAGGAACTCGACCTGCGCGAGGACCTCTCGGCCGAGCGTCGCGAGCAGCTCAGGGCACGCTACGAGGCGAAGGCAGCCAAGGTGCTTCGGGCGCTCGATGAACGAGCGGCGAAGGAACCGGTACGCCGGGCCGCTCGCAGGAAGCGCCGGCGCCCCCCTTACGGGGCCCTTGCCCTCCTGGCCGTCACCGTGCTCATCGCCACGAGCCTCGGCGCTTACGTGCTGCCCAGGGTAGGCGATGCGAGCGTGACCGCCTTCTTCGAGGGCGACCTGGACGCCGGACGGCAACTCCGTGAGCTTCGCCGGGCCGCCCAACGCGAACCGAGCGCGGAGAACCTCCTGGCGCTGGCCGACGGCTACTGGGAGCTGGGCGACGCGGCAGGGGCAGAAGAGACCTACCTGAGAGCGATCGATGAGGCGAACGCTCGCTCGCCGCTCGCCTACCGGCGGCTCGGCTACCTGAACCTGCAGCGCGACCTCGACGCCGCCCTCGCCTACCTCCAGGAGGCCCGGGAGCTGGCGCCGGACGACCTGGACACCCTCTACGCCATCGGCGAGATCCACTTCGCCCGCGGCGAGTTCGAGGCGGCGAAGGAGGCGTGGCAGGCGTTCCTCGAGACACCGGGTGGCGCCGCCGACCCGCAGGTAACGGCTCGACTCGAGCTGGTCGACCGTCTCGCCCCGTTGGCAGAACGCGTGCAGGAGAACCCGAGCGAGGAGAACCTTCTGGCGCTCGCCGACGCGCTGTGGCAGGCCGGTGAGCGGCAGCGTGCGGTCGAGGCGTACTTCCAGGTGCTCACCCAGCACGACCCGAACGACCCGACGGCACTGGGTCGCACCGGACAGCTGATGTTCCTCAGCGGCCGCACCGAGGATGCCATCCTGCTGATGGAGCGGGCCGCCCGCAGCGATGAGGTCGGTGCCCAGACGCTGCTCTTCCTCGGCAACGCCTACTTCAGCGCTCAACGCTACGAGGAAGCCATAAGCGCCTGGGAGCGGCACATCGCCCTGGTAGGCGAGGAGCAGGCAGGGAGGGTGCCGTCACTCATCGAGGACGCGCGCGCCCGGCTCTCCGGGGTGACGCCGGTAGCAGAGGAGCCGGGAGAGGCCGACGGAGCGACGGTATTCGCTCGCAACTGCGCGGGTTGCCACGGGCACTCCGGCGAGGGCGGAGCCGGACCGAGGCTGGCTGGCAGCGGCCGCGCGGCCGACGAGCGCAACGTTCGCAGCGCAGTCGAGTTCGGTCGCGGGATGATGCCCGCCTTCGGAGCCCTGTTGTCGGACGCCGAACTCGAGGCGGTCGTGAGGTACGTGACCGAGACGCTGAGCCAGACGGGGGAGTGA